The following coding sequences lie in one Rickettsia hoogstraalii genomic window:
- a CDS encoding serine/threonine dehydratase, which translates to MNLFLQSSQNVATAHNRIKQYLHLTPIVHSESLNEMLGHEIFFKVESLQKTGAFKVRGVLNHLLELKEQGKLPDKIVGYSTGNHGIGLAYASKLFGIKTRIYLPLNTSKVKQQAALYYGGEVIYTYTRQEAEEKAKEDEKQGFYYMHPSDSDSTIAGAGTLCYEALQQLGFSPDAIFASCGGGGLISGSYLAKELISPTSLLIGSEPFTANDAYLSVKNNKIYRFDDAPTTIADGLKTLSVSARTFEYLKKLDHFYLAEEYEIYYWTAWLTHLLKVICEPSSSINMVSVVNWLKTQSKPQKLLVLISGGNIAPILYNELWKEEYLTVPPSITH; encoded by the coding sequence ATGAATTTATTCCTACAATCTTCTCAAAATGTAGCTACTGCACATAATAGAATAAAACAATATCTACATTTAACTCCGATCGTTCACTCTGAAAGCTTAAATGAGATGCTCGGTCATGAGATTTTTTTTAAGGTTGAATCATTACAAAAAACCGGTGCATTTAAAGTTAGAGGAGTGTTAAATCATTTATTAGAATTAAAAGAGCAAGGAAAATTACCTGATAAAATAGTCGGTTATAGTACGGGTAACCATGGGATTGGTCTTGCTTATGCAAGTAAATTATTCGGTATTAAAACAAGGATTTATTTACCGTTAAATACTTCAAAAGTAAAACAGCAAGCAGCTCTTTATTACGGCGGTGAAGTTATATATACATATACTCGACAAGAAGCGGAAGAAAAAGCAAAAGAAGATGAAAAGCAAGGATTTTACTATATGCATCCTTCCGATAGTGATTCTACAATAGCAGGAGCAGGCACGTTATGTTATGAAGCATTACAGCAGCTAGGCTTTAGTCCTGATGCTATTTTTGCCTCTTGCGGCGGCGGAGGTTTAATTTCCGGCTCATATCTTGCCAAGGAATTAATATCACCGACAAGCTTGTTAATAGGTTCAGAACCGTTTACGGCTAATGATGCTTATTTATCGGTTAAAAATAATAAGATATATAGATTTGATGACGCACCGACTACCATCGCAGACGGTCTTAAAACCTTAAGTGTATCAGCTCGTACATTTGAATATCTGAAAAAACTTGATCATTTTTATTTAGCAGAAGAATATGAAATATATTACTGGACGGCGTGGCTTACTCATTTACTTAAAGTTATATGCGAGCCGTCAAGTAGTATAAATATGGTTTCAGTGGTAAATTGGTTAAAAACACAATCCAAACCTCAAAAATTACTAGTACTAATCTCAGGCGGTAATATCGCCCCTATTCTCTATAATGAATTATGGAAAGAGGAGTATTTAACCGTTCCACCAAGCATTACTCACTAA
- the lon gene encoding endopeptidase La: protein MNKKSLPLMALRDMVVFPGVIAPIFVGRQKSLQALSHTTVSEEDNSKYILVTLQKKFDQENPSKHELYNTAILAKIIQIVKLPNNTAKILIEAVARVKLSNIKGEEAFEANYEIIPDEEIFDVNNMRSLVDNAVQLFSKYAINNKKVNAEIIETINKEISNSTNFINIINILASHLITSLEAKQHLLEETSPFKRITTVISTLTSNIVNSETEQALQQRVRKQIEKTQRDYYLHEQMKAIQKELDEDKSELADIEKKIKSLKLSKEVKEKAESELKKLSSMNQMSAESGVTRNYLETLLSLPWGKYDNSKIDINQAEKILNRDHFGLEKVKERIIEYLAVLQRSSKIRGPILCLIGPPGVGKTSLVKSIAEGMGRKYTKFALGGVRDEAEIRGHRKTYLGSMPGKILGQLKKVKTSNPVMLLDEIDKMSSDFRGDPASALLEVLDPEQNSHFVDHYLEVEYDLSNVIFIATANSHDLPRALSDRMEKIYISGYVEEEKLQIAKNYLVPKQFKMHKIKKDEITISETAILDLIRYYTKESGVRALEREIGALTRKALKQILADKTVKHIAIDSNNLEEFLGAKKYNFGLAEKEDQIGSTTGLAYTEVGGELLTIEALTFPGKGEIKTTGKLGDVMKESAMAAYSCFRSRATNFGLKYDNYKDFDIHIHVPAGAIPKDGPSAGCALFTTIVSLMTKIPVHRTVAMTGEITLRGNVLPIGGLKEKLLAASRGGIKTVLIPEKNVKDLKDIPSNIKESLEIISVSNIDQVLKHALVETPINKYKTPCSFPN from the coding sequence ATGAATAAAAAATCCCTGCCGCTTATGGCATTACGAGATATGGTAGTATTCCCGGGAGTAATTGCTCCTATTTTCGTGGGTAGACAAAAATCGCTGCAAGCGTTATCTCATACTACCGTTTCTGAGGAAGATAATAGTAAATATATTTTAGTAACTTTACAGAAAAAATTTGATCAAGAAAACCCTAGTAAACATGAACTTTATAACACAGCTATACTTGCCAAGATTATCCAAATAGTGAAGTTGCCTAATAATACGGCAAAAATCTTAATAGAAGCAGTAGCAAGAGTAAAGCTAAGCAATATCAAAGGCGAAGAAGCTTTTGAAGCAAATTATGAAATTATTCCGGATGAAGAAATATTTGACGTTAATAACATGCGTTCATTAGTGGATAATGCAGTACAATTATTTAGTAAATATGCGATTAATAATAAGAAAGTTAATGCGGAAATTATTGAAACTATCAATAAAGAAATAAGTAATAGCACTAATTTTATAAATATTATAAATATATTAGCTTCACATCTGATAACTTCACTTGAGGCAAAGCAGCATTTATTAGAAGAAACTAGTCCTTTTAAGCGTATCACTACGGTTATTAGTACGCTTACTTCCAATATAGTAAATTCAGAAACCGAGCAGGCATTGCAGCAAAGAGTAAGAAAGCAAATCGAAAAAACGCAGCGTGATTATTATCTGCACGAACAAATGAAAGCTATTCAAAAGGAGCTTGATGAAGATAAATCGGAACTTGCCGATATTGAGAAAAAAATTAAAAGTTTAAAATTATCTAAAGAAGTTAAAGAGAAAGCAGAATCAGAGCTTAAAAAACTCAGTAGTATGAATCAAATGTCGGCAGAGTCGGGAGTGACGCGTAATTATCTTGAGACTTTGCTAAGTTTGCCTTGGGGTAAGTATGATAATAGCAAAATAGATATTAACCAAGCAGAGAAAATTTTAAATCGTGACCATTTTGGACTCGAAAAAGTTAAAGAACGAATTATAGAATATTTAGCGGTATTACAGCGTTCAAGTAAAATTAGAGGACCTATATTATGTTTGATAGGTCCGCCAGGGGTCGGTAAAACTTCACTTGTAAAATCTATTGCCGAAGGAATGGGCAGAAAATACACTAAATTTGCTCTCGGCGGTGTTAGAGACGAAGCAGAAATCAGAGGGCATAGAAAAACTTACCTTGGATCAATGCCCGGTAAAATTTTAGGTCAACTTAAGAAAGTTAAGACTAGTAATCCAGTAATGCTGCTTGATGAAATCGATAAAATGAGTTCTGATTTTAGAGGTGATCCGGCATCCGCTTTACTTGAGGTATTAGACCCTGAGCAGAATAGTCACTTTGTTGATCATTATCTAGAAGTAGAATATGATCTATCAAATGTAATATTTATTGCTACTGCTAACTCTCATGATTTACCTAGAGCTTTAAGTGATAGAATGGAAAAAATATATATTTCCGGTTATGTAGAGGAAGAAAAACTCCAAATCGCCAAAAATTATTTAGTGCCGAAACAATTTAAAATGCATAAAATTAAGAAAGATGAAATTACTATATCCGAGACGGCAATTTTAGATTTAATTAGATATTATACCAAGGAATCAGGTGTAAGAGCTTTAGAACGTGAAATAGGGGCATTAACTAGAAAAGCATTAAAGCAAATTTTAGCAGATAAAACAGTTAAGCATATTGCCATAGATAGTAATAATCTTGAAGAATTTTTAGGGGCTAAAAAATATAATTTCGGGCTTGCCGAGAAAGAAGATCAAATAGGTAGTACTACAGGACTTGCTTATACTGAAGTAGGAGGAGAGCTTTTAACTATAGAGGCTTTAACATTTCCAGGGAAAGGTGAAATAAAGACCACCGGAAAACTTGGTGATGTTATGAAAGAATCGGCAATGGCTGCCTATAGTTGTTTTAGAAGCAGAGCAACAAATTTTGGATTAAAATACGACAATTATAAAGATTTTGATATTCACATTCACGTACCGGCCGGCGCTATTCCAAAGGATGGACCGTCTGCTGGTTGTGCTTTGTTTACTACTATTGTTTCGTTAATGACTAAAATACCCGTACACCGCACTGTAGCAATGACCGGTGAAATTACTTTAAGAGGAAATGTTTTACCTATCGGTGGTCTTAAGGAGAAGTTACTTGCTGCGAGTAGGGGAGGGATTAAAACCGTATTAATTCCTGAGAAGAATGTTAAAGACTTAAAAGATATACCGTCGAATATAAAAGAAAGCCTAGAAATTATATCCGTGTCAAATATCGACCAAGTACTTAAGCATGCTTTGGTAGAAACGCCGATAAATAAATATAAAACGCCTTGCTCTTTTCCAAATTAA